In one window of Porites lutea chromosome 8, jaPorLute2.1, whole genome shotgun sequence DNA:
- the LOC140946994 gene encoding uncharacterized protein has product MAEGQPPEPNVQLLVDPVEPVVNPPVVNPLVVNPPVVNPPDGNQNVNVAQPQELERLREEVRQLKQSVEAVTNASPEKLVEQILAYASRPLTEFNKYEVLEMLETLHNKAADRNHDRKNYYRLVHQSAREKVELSKDHFKDLVMRLLGDKDHERVLDIVSKVEKKSNRKKPQANHNRGSGVARPSRLFSLRCYFCHRRGHIKADCPDLKSKQRKTDPKSDK; this is encoded by the exons ATGGCTGAGGGTCAACCTCCGGAGCCGAACGTTCAGTTACTTGTCGATCCTGTAGAGCCAGTCGTGAATCCACCGGTCGTGAACCCGCTAGTGGTGAATCCGCCGGTTGTGAATCCACCGGATGGCAACCAGAATGTTAATGTCGCTCAGCCTCAGGAACTGGAG AGATTGCGTGAGGAGGTGAGACAGTTAAAGCAGTCAGTGGAGGCAGTAACCAACGCGTCGCCTGAGAAGCTCGTGGAACAGATCTTGGCTTATGCTTCCCGCCCGTTGACAGAGTTTAACAAGTATGAGGTGCTTGAGATGCTGGAGACTCTGCATAACAAGGCCGCTGACCGTAATCATGACAGGAAGAACTACTATCGGCTCGTTCATCAGTCGGCGAGGGAAAAGGTGGAGTTGTCGAAGGACCACTTCAAGGACCTTGTTATGCGCCTATTAGGAGACAAGGACCACGAGAGGGTCCTGGATATCGTTTCTAAAGTAGAAAAGAAGTCAAATCGCAAGAAGCCTCAAGCGAACCACAACAGGGGTTCTGGTGTGGCACGTCCGTCTCGTCTATTTTCTTTGCGATGTTATTTTTGTCATAGGCGAGGTCATATCAAAGCTGATTGTCCTGATTTGAAGTCCAAGCAGAGGAAAACGGATCCCAAATCAGACAAGTAG